Proteins from a genomic interval of Odontesthes bonariensis isolate fOdoBon6 chromosome 7, fOdoBon6.hap1, whole genome shotgun sequence:
- the LOC142384696 gene encoding acyl-CoA Delta-4 desaturase-like — protein sequence MGSGGQQTESGEPDSGRDAGVYGWEEVQKHCSRSDRWLVINRKVYNVTQWCKRHPGGSLVISHYAGEDATEAFNAFHPDQRFVQKFLRPLLIGELAATEPSQDHNKNAAIIQDFDALRVQAEKEGHFQAKPLFFCLHLGHILLLEALAWLIVWLWGTSWTLTLLCSMLLATAQAQAGWLQHDFGHLSVFKKSRWNHMMHKFVFGHLKGASANWWNHLHFRHHAKPNILSKDPDVNLSGIFVLGTTQPVEYGIKKIKFLPYNHQHQYFFLVGPPLLIPIVFNIQTLRSMISRRDWVDLALVVSYHLRNIFCYVPLYGLFGSLALNLFARFLESHWFVWVSQMNHLPMQIDHERHKDWLTMQLQATCNVEQSSFNDWFSGHLNFQIEHHLFPTMPRHNYHLVAPQVRALCDKHGIPYQMKTLWQAMTDVFRSLKTSGDLWLDAYLHK from the exons atGGGAAGCGGAGGCCAGCAGACGGAGTCCGGAGAGCCGGACAGCGGGAGGGATGCAGGTGTTTACGGCTGGGAGGAGGTGCAGAAGCACTGCAGCAGGAGTGATCGATGGCTGGTCATAAATCGAAAGGTTTACAATGTTACTCAGTGGTGCAAAAGGCATCCGGGAGGGTCTCTCGTCATCAGCCACTATGCTGGGGAGGATGCCACG GAGGCATTCAACGCTTTTCATCCCGATCAAAGGTTTGTGCAAAAGTTTCTGAGGCCTCTGTTGATTGGAGAGTTGGCAGCGACAGAGCCAAGCCAGGACCACAACAAAAAT GCAGCAATCATTCAGGATTTTGATGCTTTACGAGTGCAGGCAGAGAAGGAGGGTCATTTTCAAGCTAAGCCGTTGTTCTTCTGCCTCCATCTGGGTCACATCCTGCTGCTGGAGGCCCTCGCATGGCTGATTGTCTGGCTCTGGGGGACCAGCTGGACATTGACACTTCTGTGTTCAATGTTACTGGCAACTGCTCAG GCGCAGGCTGGATGGTTGCAGCATGACTTTGGCCATCTCTCTGTCTTCAAGAAGTCTCGGTGGAATCACATGATGCACAAGTTTGTTTTTGGACATTTAAAG ggaGCTTCAGCCAACTGGTGGAATCATCTACATTTCAGGCATCATGCCAAGCCCAACATCCTCAGTAAGGACCCTGATGTTAACTTGTCAGGCATCTTTGTTCTTGGAACCACTCAACCAGTGGAG TATggaataaaaaagatcaaattcTTGCCCTATAATCACCAGCACCAATACTTCTTTCTCG tGGGACCACCACTGCTTATTCCGATTGTCTTCAACATTCAGACACTGAGAAGCATGATTTCCCGTCGCGACTGGGTG GATTTGGCGTTGGTCGTGTCATATCACCTTCGCAACATTTTCTGTTATGTACCCCTGTATGGCTTGTTTGGCTCGCTGGCGTTAAATCTTTTTGCCAG GTTTTTGGAGAGTCACTGGTTTGTGTGGGTGAGTCAGATGAACCATCTGCCGATGCAGATTGATCATGAGAGGCACAAAGACTGGCTGACCATGCAG TTGCAAGCCACGTGTAACGTTGAGCAATCCTCCTTCAACGACTGGTTCAGTGGACACCTCAACTTTCAAATTGAACACCA TTTGTTTCCCACGATGCCGCGTCACAACTACCACCTGGTGGCCCCGCAGGTCCGTGCATTATGTGATAAACACGGGATTCCTTACCAGATGAAAACATTGTGGCAAGCAATGACTGACGTTTTCAG GTCACTGAAAACCTCAGGGGATCTCTGGCTTGACGCATATCTCCATAAATGA